From a region of the Rhodospirillales bacterium RIFCSPLOWO2_02_FULL_58_16 genome:
- a CDS encoding glutathione-disulfide reductase, translating to MGXXXTKKYDYDLICIGAGSGGVRASRMAAQFGAKVAIIEESRVGGTCVIRGCVAKKLLVYGAHFADDFKDAAGYGWTVGETDFDWARLVTAKNREIDRLNGIYVNMLRANGVDIIEGRGVLADAHTVEAAGKTLTAGHILIAVGSWPTIPRIPGIEHVITSNEALDLMSLPKRMVIVGAGYIAVEFAGIFNALGVEVTEILRADKVLRGFDDDLRKALGEEMGKHGVNLMVKTVVDSIDKTGGGYTLNLHGGDVVKADLVMYATGRAPKTSGLGLKEAGIKLNDKGAVEVDEYSRSSRKSVFAVGDATDRMNLTPVAIAEGAAVAQTLFNDNPTTVDYANIPTAVFSQPPLGTVGLTEEQARVKHKNNVDIYISRFKPMKHSLSGRDEKTLMKLVVNSRTDRVLGCHMLGMDAPEIMQGLGIALKCKARKSQFDATVGIHPSAAEEFVTMRTRSTP from the coding sequence ATCGGNNNNNNNNNNACTAAAAAATACGACTACGATCTGATCTGCATCGGGGCCGGTTCCGGCGGGGTGCGCGCCTCGCGCATGGCGGCCCAATTCGGCGCCAAGGTCGCCATCATCGAAGAGAGCCGGGTCGGCGGAACCTGCGTGATCAGGGGCTGCGTCGCCAAGAAGCTTCTTGTCTACGGCGCTCATTTCGCCGACGACTTCAAGGACGCCGCCGGCTACGGCTGGACGGTCGGCGAAACCGACTTTGACTGGGCCAGGCTGGTCACCGCCAAAAACCGCGAGATCGACCGCCTGAACGGCATCTACGTTAATATGCTGCGCGCCAACGGCGTTGACATCATTGAGGGCCGGGGCGTCCTCGCCGACGCCCACACGGTAGAAGCGGCGGGCAAGACCCTCACCGCCGGGCATATCCTGATCGCCGTCGGCTCATGGCCGACCATCCCCCGGATTCCCGGCATCGAGCATGTCATAACCTCCAACGAGGCGCTGGACCTGATGAGTCTCCCCAAGCGCATGGTGATTGTCGGCGCCGGTTATATCGCCGTCGAGTTCGCCGGAATTTTCAACGCCCTCGGCGTTGAGGTCACCGAGATTCTGCGCGCCGACAAGGTGTTGCGCGGCTTTGACGATGATCTGAGAAAAGCCCTCGGCGAGGAGATGGGCAAGCACGGCGTCAACCTCATGGTAAAAACCGTAGTTGACAGCATCGACAAGACGGGCGGCGGGTACACCCTGAACCTGCACGGCGGCGACGTGGTGAAAGCCGATCTGGTGATGTACGCCACCGGGCGCGCTCCCAAAACCTCGGGGCTGGGCCTTAAGGAGGCCGGGATTAAACTTAATGATAAGGGCGCGGTGGAGGTTGACGAATACTCGCGCTCATCAAGAAAAAGCGTCTTCGCCGTCGGCGACGCCACCGACCGCATGAACCTGACTCCGGTCGCCATTGCCGAGGGAGCGGCGGTCGCCCAAACCCTGTTCAACGACAACCCGACGACGGTGGACTACGCCAACATCCCCACCGCCGTCTTCAGTCAACCGCCGCTGGGCACAGTGGGATTGACCGAGGAGCAGGCCAGGGTCAAGCATAAGAACAACGTCGATATCTATATTTCAAGATTCAAACCGATGAAGCATTCTCTGTCGGGCCGCGACGAAAAGACCTTGATGAAACTGGTGGTCAATTCCAGGACTGATCGGGTGCTTGGCTGCCATATGCTGGGCATGGACGCTCCCGAGATCATGCAGGGTCTCGGCATCGCCTTGAAATGCAAAGCCAGGAAATCCCAATTCGACGCCACGGTCGGCATCCACCCGTCAGCCGCCGAGGAATTTGTCACCATGCGCACTAGATCAACGCCTTGA
- a CDS encoding DNA-binding protein HU (histone-like DNA-binding protein), translating into MNKSDLATAVAEAAGLSKASAAAAVDATFDAITAALKSGGEVRLTGFGSFSVSKRPARSGRNPQTGATIKIAASTQPKFKAGKGLKDAVN; encoded by the coding sequence ATGAATAAATCGGACCTTGCCACTGCTGTCGCCGAAGCTGCCGGCCTTTCCAAGGCCAGCGCCGCTGCCGCCGTGGACGCTACCTTTGACGCCATCACCGCCGCTCTGAAGTCCGGTGGCGAAGTTCGTCTCACCGGATTTGGAAGTTTCAGCGTCTCAAAGCGTCCCGCCCGTTCCGGTCGGAACCCCCAGACCGGCGCGACGATTAAAATCGCCGCTTCCACACAACCGAAGTTCAAGGCCGGCAAGGGATTGAAGGACGCCGTAAACTAA
- a CDS encoding orotate phosphoribosyltransferase, giving the protein MQNQDDKRQRLLEVIKSLSLFKGGAYRLASGGMSDVFFDMKKTMFDPEGANLAAELILEILGDDHIDFIGGIEMGAVPVVLAVTVKSLPERPLRSFFVRKEAKGHGREELIGGHLKENSDVVLFDDVTTTGGSILKAVKAVRDMGCRVSKVISIVDRSEGARENLAAHGIELVSLFTRSDFEH; this is encoded by the coding sequence ATGCAGAATCAGGACGATAAACGTCAGCGCCTGCTGGAGGTTATCAAGAGCTTGTCTTTGTTTAAAGGGGGGGCCTACCGGCTTGCCTCCGGCGGGATGAGTGATGTTTTTTTCGATATGAAAAAAACGATGTTTGATCCGGAGGGCGCCAATCTTGCTGCGGAGCTGATCCTTGAAATCCTGGGAGATGATCATATCGACTTTATCGGCGGAATTGAAATGGGGGCCGTTCCCGTTGTTTTGGCGGTAACCGTGAAAAGTTTGCCTGAGCGGCCGTTGCGCTCTTTCTTTGTCAGGAAGGAAGCCAAGGGACACGGCAGGGAAGAGCTGATAGGCGGTCATTTGAAGGAAAACTCCGATGTCGTGCTCTTTGACGATGTGACCACGACCGGCGGTTCCATTCTGAAAGCGGTTAAAGCCGTAAGAGATATGGGATGCCGCGTTTCAAAGGTGATCTCGATTGTCGATCGCTCGGAAGGGGCAAGGGAAAATCTGGCGGCTCACGGCATCGAGCTTGTCTCCCTGTTTACCAGAAGCGACTTTGAACATTAA
- a CDS encoding sigma-54-dependent Fis family transcriptional regulator, whose product MTTISIDGLNTVINNLEEGIMFLDKDRSVVAINHAALDMVGHHNEQLIGSMCMSLFQGTECGRYCTQKGYCSLLDLDKEKKVHDLDLLRPDDTMISLRMWAIPLPGEHPAACAVILRNRTRERQLEEEVSNRLRLGEMLGHSQVMQRLFKNVLRLASSDATVLIEGESGTGKELIARALHDNSRRADKPYIRVHCAALAENLLESELFGHAKGAYTGAVSDREGRFEAADGGSLLLDEIGEISPSIQVKLLRVLQEREVERLGENKSRKIDVRLIAATNRNLASMVKEGTFREDLFYRLRVLPLASPALRERPEDVPLLAAHIVGEMAKRYGYGEVDIADDALAVLCAYSWPGNVRELGNAMEFALVQSGGSKIMPRHLPPEVITAVPLAAPLRKEHEAGASPLPESFTGYYRAPRRQEDEKTAIIRTLKESKGNRAAAAIKLRMSRTTLWKRLKHYGLT is encoded by the coding sequence ATGACAACCATATCCATCGACGGGCTGAACACGGTCATCAACAATCTCGAAGAAGGCATTATGTTTCTCGACAAGGACCGCTCCGTCGTCGCCATCAACCACGCCGCCCTTGATATGGTCGGTCATCATAACGAGCAACTTATCGGCTCCATGTGCATGAGCCTTTTTCAGGGAACCGAGTGCGGACGCTACTGCACCCAAAAAGGATATTGCTCACTGCTCGACCTTGATAAGGAAAAAAAGGTCCACGACCTGGACCTGCTTCGTCCCGACGACACCATGATTTCGCTTCGCATGTGGGCCATACCGCTTCCCGGAGAACACCCGGCCGCCTGCGCCGTCATTCTTCGCAACCGCACCCGTGAGCGGCAACTGGAAGAAGAAGTCAGCAACCGCCTGCGTCTGGGGGAAATGCTGGGCCACAGCCAGGTGATGCAGCGCCTGTTCAAAAACGTGCTGAGGCTCGCTTCCAGCGACGCCACAGTCCTGATCGAGGGAGAAAGCGGCACCGGCAAGGAACTGATCGCCCGGGCGCTGCATGACAATTCAAGGCGCGCCGACAAACCCTATATCCGCGTTCACTGCGCCGCTCTGGCCGAGAACCTTCTTGAGTCCGAACTGTTCGGCCACGCCAAGGGCGCTTATACCGGCGCCGTATCGGATCGCGAAGGACGCTTCGAGGCCGCCGACGGCGGATCGCTGCTGCTCGATGAAATCGGCGAGATTTCGCCGAGCATCCAGGTAAAGCTTCTGCGGGTGCTTCAGGAGCGGGAAGTCGAACGCCTGGGTGAAAACAAGTCGCGCAAAATCGATGTCCGCCTGATCGCCGCCACCAACCGCAACCTCGCCTCCATGGTCAAGGAGGGAACATTCCGCGAAGACCTTTTTTACCGGCTGCGGGTTCTCCCTCTGGCCTCTCCGGCGTTACGCGAACGCCCGGAGGACGTTCCTCTGCTGGCCGCTCACATCGTCGGTGAAATGGCCAAGCGCTACGGATACGGCGAGGTGGATATTGCCGACGACGCCCTCGCCGTCCTTTGCGCCTATTCATGGCCCGGCAACGTCCGCGAATTGGGGAATGCCATGGAATTCGCCCTGGTGCAGTCGGGCGGCTCCAAAATTATGCCGCGCCATCTGCCGCCGGAAGTCATCACCGCCGTTCCCCTCGCCGCCCCCTTAAGGAAGGAACACGAAGCCGGCGCTTCCCCTCTGCCCGAAAGCTTTACCGGCTATTACCGGGCGCCCCGGCGACAGGAAGACGAAAAGACGGCGATCATCCGCACGCTGAAGGAAAGCAAAGGCAACAGGGCGGCGGCGGCGATAAAACTCAGGATGTCGCGCACCACCCTGTGGAAGCGTCTGAAACACTACGGCTTGACGTAA
- a CDS encoding phosphomethylpyrimidine synthase ThiC has translation MKTDNRFSVTTGPIAGSRKAYQSGVLYPDIRIPVREICLEESSGESPLPVYDCSGPYTDVAADIDIRAGLAPIRRRWIEERNDVEAYEGRAVRPEDNSGSGSGVEPFAGHGRITLRAKNGAAVTQLAYARAGMITPEMEYVAIRENEGRRQASAAPRDGEPFDAEIPDLATAEFVRDEIAEGRAVLPLNINHPEAEPMIIGRNFLTKINANIGNSSVASTAAEEVDKMVWAIRWGADTVMDLSTGADIHNIREWIMRNAPVPIGTVPIYQALEKTDGIAEDLTWELFRDTLIEQAEQGVDYWTIHAGLRLAHIPLTARRVTGIVSRGGAIMAKWCLAHHRENFLLEHFADICEIARAYDVSLSLGDGLRPGCNADANDEAQFAELKTLGELRRISDALDVQTFIEGPGHVPMHKIKENMEMQKKYCDDAPFYTLGPLVTDIAPGYDHITSAIGAAMIGWYGCAMLCYVTPKEHLGLPDRDDVKTGVITYKIAAHAADLAKGHPGAGRRDDALSRARFEFRWRDQFRLSLDPDTAEAFHDKTLPAEGAKLAHFCSMCGPKFCSMKISHEVREQAEKGMENMSREFRAGGGEIYVKP, from the coding sequence GTGAAAACGGATAACCGATTTTCCGTCACCACCGGTCCCATCGCCGGTTCCCGCAAGGCCTATCAGTCCGGCGTTCTGTACCCGGACATCCGCATCCCCGTGCGCGAGATTTGCCTGGAGGAGTCTTCAGGCGAGTCGCCGCTGCCGGTCTATGACTGCTCCGGCCCCTATACCGACGTCGCCGCCGATATTGATATCCGCGCAGGGTTGGCGCCCATCCGCCGCCGCTGGATAGAGGAGCGCAACGACGTCGAAGCGTACGAAGGCCGCGCCGTTCGTCCCGAAGACAACAGCGGTTCCGGTAGCGGCGTCGAGCCTTTCGCCGGCCATGGCCGGATTACGCTGCGGGCCAAAAACGGCGCCGCCGTCACCCAGCTTGCCTATGCGCGGGCCGGCATGATTACCCCGGAGATGGAATACGTCGCCATCCGCGAGAACGAAGGCCGCCGCCAGGCATCTGCCGCCCCCCGCGACGGCGAGCCTTTCGACGCCGAAATTCCCGATCTGGCGACGGCCGAGTTCGTCCGCGACGAAATCGCCGAGGGACGCGCCGTGCTGCCCCTCAACATCAATCACCCGGAAGCCGAGCCGATGATCATCGGCCGCAATTTTCTGACCAAAATCAACGCCAATATCGGCAACTCTTCCGTTGCCTCCACCGCCGCCGAGGAGGTGGACAAGATGGTGTGGGCCATCCGCTGGGGCGCCGACACGGTGATGGACCTGTCCACCGGCGCCGACATTCACAATATCCGCGAATGGATCATGCGCAACGCGCCGGTTCCCATCGGCACCGTGCCTATCTACCAGGCTTTGGAAAAGACCGACGGCATCGCCGAGGACCTGACCTGGGAGCTGTTCCGCGACACCCTCATTGAGCAGGCCGAGCAGGGCGTAGACTATTGGACCATCCATGCCGGTTTGCGACTGGCGCATATTCCGCTGACCGCCCGCCGCGTCACCGGCATCGTCAGTCGGGGCGGCGCCATCATGGCCAAGTGGTGCCTTGCCCACCACCGGGAGAACTTCCTGCTGGAGCATTTCGCGGATATCTGCGAAATCGCCAGGGCCTATGATGTCAGCCTGTCGCTGGGCGACGGCCTGCGTCCGGGATGCAATGCTGACGCCAATGACGAGGCCCAGTTCGCCGAACTCAAGACGCTGGGCGAGTTGCGCCGCATTTCGGACGCGCTCGACGTTCAGACCTTCATCGAAGGCCCCGGCCATGTGCCGATGCACAAGATCAAGGAAAATATGGAGATGCAGAAAAAGTACTGCGACGACGCGCCGTTCTACACGCTGGGGCCGCTGGTTACCGATATCGCGCCGGGCTATGACCATATCACCAGCGCCATCGGGGCGGCGATGATCGGCTGGTACGGCTGCGCCATGTTGTGCTATGTGACGCCCAAGGAGCACCTGGGGCTGCCCGACCGCGACGATGTCAAGACCGGCGTCATCACCTACAAGATAGCCGCTCACGCCGCCGATCTGGCCAAGGGCCACCCCGGCGCCGGGCGGCGTGACGACGCCCTGAGCCGCGCCCGCTTCGAGTTCCGCTGGCGCGATCAGTTCAGGCTGTCGCTGGACCCGGATACCGCCGAGGCTTTTCATGACAAGACCTTGCCGGCGGAAGGCGCCAAGCTGGCCCACTTCTGCTCGATGTGCGGTCCCAAGTTCTGCTCGATGAAAATCAGTCATGAGGTCCGCGAGCAGGCCGAAAAGGGCATGGAAAACATGTCCAGGGAATTCCGCGCCGGCGGCGGCGAAATTTACGTCAAGCCGTAG